A genomic stretch from Sulfobacillus thermosulfidooxidans includes:
- a CDS encoding NAD(P)/FAD-dependent oxidoreductase yields the protein MSTHYDVIVIGGGPSGLMAAITAQNAGATTLLVEKGHKLGRKLAISGGGRCNVTNAKPLDELIKNIPGNGRFMYSALSQFSNREIIQFFEDLGIALKEEDRGRVFPQSNKASTVVKALVDQLLTAGVKILQDSPVAALQARDGMIDGIELVSGSLLHAKAVVVATGGASVPATGSTGDAYPWARALGHHIVDPYPTEVPLTSNAAVIIQRRLQGLSLQNVMVRLTDHNKTLTTESGDLLFSHFGLTGPVALRLSHYVSTALRHNPHAAMIAWIDLAPHELTDNLTTAFYHARHQVPKRQVKTMMNQTWPERLTEVLLESAEISSSLPLAQLSNVQIQALVHTIKNFPVTITGTLPLEKATVTGGGVSIKDIDPRTMASKRCRGLYFAGEVIDVHAHTGGYNITVAFSTGYVAGQHAALFAQSQDAASS from the coding sequence TTGAGCACACATTATGATGTCATTGTGATTGGTGGCGGTCCTAGTGGATTAATGGCCGCGATTACGGCCCAAAACGCTGGGGCCACGACTCTATTAGTGGAAAAAGGACACAAGCTGGGACGCAAATTAGCCATATCTGGGGGAGGACGATGCAATGTCACCAACGCCAAGCCCTTGGATGAATTGATAAAAAACATTCCGGGTAACGGCCGATTTATGTATTCTGCCTTATCACAGTTCAGTAATCGCGAAATTATCCAATTTTTTGAAGACCTCGGCATAGCCTTAAAAGAAGAAGACCGCGGACGCGTCTTTCCACAATCCAACAAGGCCTCCACGGTCGTCAAGGCCCTGGTCGACCAGCTGTTAACGGCAGGTGTCAAAATTCTCCAAGACAGCCCAGTCGCAGCCTTACAGGCACGCGACGGGATGATTGATGGAATTGAGTTAGTTTCCGGTTCCCTTCTACACGCCAAGGCTGTCGTCGTGGCAACCGGTGGTGCCAGCGTACCCGCTACCGGCAGTACCGGCGACGCTTATCCGTGGGCTCGTGCGTTGGGACATCACATAGTCGATCCCTATCCCACAGAAGTTCCCCTCACCAGTAATGCCGCCGTCATCATTCAGCGACGATTGCAGGGCTTATCATTACAAAATGTTATGGTGCGTCTAACCGACCATAACAAAACCTTAACCACCGAATCCGGTGATTTACTCTTTAGTCACTTCGGTTTAACCGGACCGGTGGCATTACGGCTGAGTCATTATGTGTCCACGGCCTTGCGCCACAATCCACATGCCGCAATGATCGCCTGGATTGATTTAGCGCCTCATGAGCTTACCGATAACCTGACAACCGCGTTTTACCACGCCAGACATCAAGTTCCCAAGCGGCAAGTGAAGACTATGATGAACCAAACCTGGCCGGAACGGTTAACCGAGGTCTTATTAGAAAGCGCCGAGATTTCAAGCTCGCTTCCTCTCGCTCAATTATCTAATGTCCAAATTCAAGCCCTGGTGCACACCATCAAGAACTTTCCCGTAACCATAACAGGCACCCTCCCTTTGGAAAAAGCCACCGTCACAGGTGGGGGCGTGTCAATTAAAGATATTGATCCCCGCACAATGGCCTCTAAACGATGCCGCGGACTCTATTTTGCGGGAGAAGTGATTGACGTCCACGCTCACACCGGTGGTTACAATATTACTGTGGCTTTTTCCACGGGCTACGTTGCTGGCCAGCATGCTGCGTTGTTTGCCCAATCCCAAGATGCCGCGTCGTCATAA
- the msrA gene encoding peptide-methionine (S)-S-oxide reductase MsrA, producing the protein MAASDMQPVSVATFAGGCFWCMVHPFDQMPGVLEVVSGYTGGTTANPTYEEVCSGTTGHYEAVQITFDPRKITYDQLLEAFWRQIDPTDNQGQFYDRGPSYRPAIFYHNAQQRELAEQSKARLKASGRFPAPIVVPILPAGQFYPAEAYHQDFYQTHPEHYQRYRRASGRDIFLAQFWGPSSE; encoded by the coding sequence ATGGCAGCGAGCGACATGCAACCCGTGAGCGTTGCGACTTTTGCGGGTGGATGCTTTTGGTGTATGGTACATCCCTTTGATCAAATGCCTGGAGTCCTCGAAGTCGTTTCCGGATATACCGGGGGAACAACGGCAAATCCTACTTATGAAGAAGTTTGTTCAGGAACCACAGGTCACTATGAAGCGGTCCAAATCACGTTTGATCCGCGTAAAATCACATACGACCAACTCTTAGAAGCATTTTGGCGCCAAATTGACCCAACGGATAATCAAGGTCAGTTTTACGATCGTGGTCCGTCTTATCGTCCGGCCATTTTTTATCATAATGCCCAACAGCGTGAGTTAGCCGAGCAATCCAAAGCCCGTTTGAAGGCGAGTGGCCGGTTTCCGGCTCCCATTGTTGTTCCGATCCTGCCTGCTGGACAATTTTATCCCGCTGAGGCTTATCATCAAGATTTTTATCAAACCCATCCCGAACACTATCAACGGTATCGCCGTGCGTCAGGGCGGGATATTTTCTTGGCACAATTTTGGGGCCCTTCATCCGAGTAA
- a CDS encoding IS1634 family transposase — MPTPVVVGAGPVIRALCEEIGFVEAINQTVAWDSQRCHLSPGERIFALVVNLLTARRPLYRVHEQFQLTDVPLLFGSGRTAADFTDDALGRALDKVAAAGGATVFSAVATRALLHDHVWTPDSPVFVHWDSTTRSVYGTYPDTGSETGVHPTYGHSKDHRPDLRQILLTLLGTREGIPVVGTVQDGNLSDKTLNAEMIAALDDYFSPQQLQQLVYVADSALITGPNLKAMADRSLRFLSRCPETFRAAHDAKTAALAANAWVPLGKIGERADAATYAAAEQTGEIEGRSYRLVVYRSDHLAERKAHTIARQVERAHNQLTRAATRLAETVFACAHDAEAAVAAWRATAQWHHVEATVVAETQVPKRTTRGRPRHDASEPATTTVYRVHPTIGAVDAQRVQAAQDRAATFVLITNLPASSFDARRLLEEYKGQTVIEHRFRFLKDPAFVDALYVHKPERVEALGYVLLLAALVLSLIERRARQAPPLPTPTRGLLARPTGQEVLHHLRGLIVVPLDAQTRQLFVPAVHTQSVAAILAALGFTDTIYTQVPPRPSG, encoded by the coding sequence ATGCCGACACCTGTTGTTGTGGGGGCTGGACCGGTCATCCGAGCCCTCTGTGAGGAAATTGGATTCGTCGAGGCCATAAATCAGACCGTTGCGTGGGATTCGCAGCGTTGCCACCTGTCGCCCGGCGAACGGATTTTCGCGCTCGTCGTCAATTTGCTGACCGCTCGTCGACCTCTGTATCGCGTCCATGAGCAATTTCAGTTAACCGATGTGCCCTTGTTGTTTGGATCCGGCCGCACCGCGGCCGATTTTACGGATGATGCCCTCGGACGGGCTCTGGATAAAGTCGCCGCTGCCGGTGGCGCCACCGTCTTCAGTGCCGTTGCAACGCGAGCGCTCTTGCACGACCACGTGTGGACGCCCGATAGTCCGGTGTTTGTCCACTGGGATAGTACGACCCGCTCGGTCTATGGCACGTATCCGGACACCGGATCCGAGACCGGAGTGCATCCCACCTATGGCCATTCCAAGGATCATCGTCCCGATCTGCGTCAAATTCTCCTGACGCTGTTGGGGACCCGAGAAGGCATTCCGGTGGTAGGCACGGTGCAAGACGGGAATCTGAGTGATAAAACCCTCAATGCCGAGATGATTGCGGCCTTAGACGATTACTTTTCGCCTCAGCAACTGCAACAACTGGTCTACGTGGCCGATTCCGCTCTCATCACAGGTCCTAACTTAAAGGCAATGGCTGACCGTTCACTCCGCTTTCTCTCGCGTTGTCCGGAGACATTTCGAGCCGCGCACGATGCGAAGACGGCCGCCTTGGCGGCCAACGCCTGGGTTCCCCTCGGCAAAATCGGGGAGCGGGCCGATGCGGCCACCTATGCGGCTGCCGAACAGACCGGCGAAATTGAGGGCCGATCCTATCGGCTCGTGGTTTATCGCTCTGATCATCTAGCTGAGCGGAAAGCTCACACCATTGCCCGCCAGGTCGAACGGGCCCATAACCAGTTAACCCGGGCGGCGACTCGCCTCGCGGAGACCGTGTTTGCCTGTGCTCATGATGCCGAAGCGGCCGTGGCCGCTTGGCGGGCCACCGCCCAATGGCATCATGTCGAGGCGACGGTTGTCGCGGAAACGCAGGTCCCCAAACGCACGACCCGCGGGCGTCCCCGCCACGATGCCTCCGAACCGGCTACCACCACGGTATACCGGGTCCATCCCACCATTGGGGCAGTCGATGCGCAACGCGTGCAGGCGGCACAGGACCGGGCGGCGACGTTTGTCTTAATCACCAATCTGCCGGCCTCCTCCTTTGATGCCCGCCGATTACTCGAAGAATACAAAGGCCAGACGGTCATCGAACACCGTTTTCGCTTTTTAAAAGACCCGGCCTTTGTGGATGCGCTCTATGTGCACAAGCCGGAACGGGTGGAAGCCCTAGGTTATGTGCTCTTGCTCGCCGCGTTGGTGCTCAGTCTCATCGAACGTCGGGCCCGGCAGGCCCCGCCCCTTCCCACGCCGACTCGCGGTCTGTTGGCGCGGCCCACCGGGCAGGAGGTGTTACATCATCTGCGCGGACTGATTGTCGTGCCGCTGGATGCCCAGACCCGTCAACTCTTTGTTCCGGCGGTTCATACCCAATCGGTGGCGGCCATTTTGGCCGCATTAGGTTTTACGGACACGATTTACACGCAGGTGCCCCCTAGACCCTCGGGATAA
- a CDS encoding DUF4268 domain-containing protein translates to MFDVEKEEDMAGYLKRYARFQQAQEHEEIVISLPKGTAHQFRVYLSQLNLSMDEAIQYLIEEELRDHSAPGSRAEKYKEFWASVIHDMGIERTPLPQSWYSFASGHKGISYTLSFGRDGRIRIELSIDTGDKVANHRVFEALKAQRHDIEQHFPRALTWEDHDHRRACRIALYRPGRIHDDNLEELRAWFIRGLSLFQEVFSPLLKTVV, encoded by the coding sequence ATGTTTGATGTCGAAAAGGAAGAGGATATGGCCGGTTATTTAAAGCGATACGCTCGTTTTCAGCAGGCACAGGAGCACGAAGAGATAGTCATTAGCCTTCCCAAAGGGACCGCACACCAATTTCGTGTGTATCTTAGTCAGTTGAACTTATCGATGGATGAAGCAATCCAGTATTTGATTGAAGAGGAATTGCGGGATCATTCAGCGCCTGGGTCGCGTGCGGAAAAATATAAAGAGTTTTGGGCGTCAGTGATTCACGATATGGGAATCGAACGCACCCCATTGCCCCAGTCTTGGTATAGTTTTGCCTCTGGACATAAGGGCATTAGTTATACCTTATCTTTTGGACGTGATGGCCGAATCCGAATCGAACTCTCGATTGATACGGGAGATAAAGTCGCCAATCACCGCGTTTTTGAGGCTTTAAAAGCTCAGCGTCATGACATCGAACAGCATTTTCCGCGGGCCTTGACGTGGGAAGATCATGATCACCGACGTGCATGCCGGATTGCCTTGTATCGACCTGGGCGGATTCATGATGATAATCTTGAGGAATTACGAGCATGGTTTATTCGCGGATTATCCCTCTTTCAAGAGGTCTTTTCGCCTCTTTTGAAAACAGTGGTCTAG
- a CDS encoding helix-turn-helix transcriptional regulator has protein sequence MSDWTFLTNHSQVLLCLARNDKNPLTAREIATIVGITERAVQRILDDLEEEGYISRFRDGRRNRCEIHPELPMRHPAQRGRAVKDLLAILALSENGHELPLHYAPREE, from the coding sequence ATGTCAGACTGGACGTTTCTCACCAATCATTCTCAGGTTCTCTTGTGTTTGGCTCGCAATGACAAGAACCCGTTGACGGCCAGAGAAATTGCAACCATTGTCGGTATCACGGAGCGGGCGGTTCAAAGAATTCTCGACGATTTGGAAGAGGAGGGCTATATTAGTCGGTTTCGGGACGGTCGACGTAATCGTTGCGAAATTCATCCTGAACTCCCCATGCGCCATCCTGCCCAGCGCGGACGCGCCGTTAAAGATCTGTTGGCCATCTTGGCCCTATCCGAAAATGGTCACGAACTGCCGTTGCACTATGCGCCTAGGGAAGAATAA
- a CDS encoding FAD-dependent oxidoreductase, translating into MMKTNKGFDVAIIGAGIIGLFAAYWARQKGLHVIAFDQHHPPHRYGSSHGLSRAIEYIYQEPSRQYLPWIKRTWELWRSMDQAFAPFHLLDVKGAVTIFDEGDPRIAQLQTWAENLQVPCKILGPSSLRSRFPQLSISRHVVGIEEQSAGIIQVEPFIRALITWGQEHNIQWQFNKKVLAVKAHSDHVEINTAETDYMAARAIVTPGPWVSQWDLGLPITLSRQLMLWVPKALLPLASMVNIDLREKVRIAFFPQTQNQGGTKIIANILLKADEKSGSAISVEDILTVNDQIRPIWPGIDRAPLIHHEPCIMSITPDQNFYIDYWPGTQKIVIGAGFSGRGFKYAPLVGQWLVHMVMQETIEDDLSLFRINRLGT; encoded by the coding sequence ATGATGAAGACGAACAAAGGATTTGATGTGGCGATTATTGGAGCCGGAATAATCGGCCTTTTCGCGGCTTATTGGGCACGGCAAAAAGGCTTGCACGTCATTGCATTTGACCAGCATCATCCCCCGCACCGTTACGGTTCATCTCATGGTCTGAGCCGCGCCATCGAATATATCTATCAAGAACCGAGTAGACAGTATTTGCCTTGGATAAAAAGAACCTGGGAATTATGGCGGTCTATGGATCAGGCATTTGCTCCCTTCCATCTTCTGGACGTGAAGGGGGCTGTGACAATTTTTGATGAAGGCGATCCCCGAATAGCCCAACTGCAAACATGGGCTGAGAACTTGCAAGTTCCCTGTAAAATCTTGGGACCCTCTAGCCTCCGTTCACGCTTTCCTCAGTTATCCATTTCCCGTCATGTGGTGGGAATTGAGGAACAAAGTGCCGGAATCATTCAGGTAGAACCTTTCATAAGAGCCCTGATAACCTGGGGACAGGAGCACAATATTCAATGGCAATTTAATAAGAAGGTGCTAGCAGTTAAAGCCCATTCGGATCATGTTGAGATTAACACCGCAGAAACTGATTATATGGCGGCCCGAGCGATTGTGACTCCCGGGCCGTGGGTATCTCAATGGGATTTGGGGCTTCCTATCACTCTGTCTCGTCAGCTAATGCTCTGGGTTCCTAAAGCCTTGTTACCTCTCGCCTCAATGGTCAACATTGACCTCCGCGAAAAAGTTCGCATTGCATTTTTTCCACAGACCCAGAATCAGGGGGGAACCAAAATCATTGCCAATATACTGCTAAAAGCGGATGAGAAGTCCGGTAGTGCCATATCGGTGGAGGACATTCTGACGGTGAATGACCAAATTAGGCCGATTTGGCCCGGGATTGACCGGGCTCCTTTGATCCATCATGAGCCGTGTATTATGAGTATCACACCGGATCAAAATTTTTATATTGATTATTGGCCAGGCACTCAAAAGATTGTTATAGGAGCGGGATTCTCGGGTCGCGGTTTTAAATATGCACCGCTGGTTGGTCAATGGCTTGTTCATATGGTGATGCAAGAGACAATAGAAGATGATTTGTCGCTGTTTCGGATAAACCGCTTGGGCACTTGA
- a CDS encoding DUF2309 domain-containing protein: MANPVRKGGSTIKTTTRDTLQDDIYHPVGPMVDEAAKIIAPLWPIRTFIARNPLMGLDDRPFHEAVQQGFELLGRRGYLSEYQFREFYQSGRITDDDLDRALEVWHHRQSQELGREASTPRLITMGLREWMRRLFLTLSDQYVPVSYSSFLGSPQGTNRDSATGHNQHLAGDNDNVLWSVLVDKLSRTSSFSLDMAKENAADDFLHHFAEQKWDAVFSQIIEDDVHQIGPKMTLGEWCDSLLNTDTVEQINAQLIKWCAAFLDEGQAAWPMPGREKGLYQTWKELATRDLWGRIFGIRDFSQKIQQLPDDAEKALLALLTQLGIAREHWTAYLSRHLGQLPGWASFIKWRAAQSDYIWQTKYPANLVEYLAIRLFYEAVLVETVCAQTWGIKGSLPDITTYFHKHRAEYYVRRENRREGTAWLASPSLKRLLAKHCEGTDRRRQKTPEKEWQFLASGIYRERLIYDQFRQVEHVFRVVKDLHLEFDQVKKLSTSDLSELLWWIKLFNDEARAQIWLEAFEEHFRHKLLQRLSATPKPVQRLQTDRPIAHIVFCIDVRSEGFRRHLEEMGPYETLGTAGFFGVPIRFRPFSEHEERHLYPPLLSSNTLIVEEAQPGQFKSIKRHMSFFWAKQWLEHLIAVLKYNLMAPFTFIEASGWTWGVKAVSKTLWPRASGQVRGWLGERLDPPVKTFLSLGHGSRGRDPIHSAQGMPQGFSLEAQAQMVRNALSVMGITRNFSRLVLFMGHGSHSENNPYASALNCGAVGGHHGGANARALATMANNPDVRRLLGQQGLMIPDDTLFLAGEHNTTTDEVTLYDQDAVPHSHRQEFIQLRQALHQAGVQNARERCLTLPGALCRPDGSRAVQTVQYRSENWAETQPEWGLAGNAAMIIGRRALTEDINLDGRVFLQSYDFEEDAEGQSLEAIMTGPMIVAYWINMEYYFSTCHNPGYGSGSKVTQNVVGLIGVMQGSQSDLQTGLPRQSVMDGAQLRHEPMRLLVIIESPPSRIVAVLERQASVARLVVNEWIYVVARDPGDGTYWRIRSSGQYEKLNVEALEITR; the protein is encoded by the coding sequence ATGGCAAATCCAGTAAGGAAAGGTGGGTCAACAATCAAGACCACAACGAGGGACACGTTACAAGATGATATTTATCACCCGGTTGGCCCTATGGTCGATGAGGCGGCGAAAATCATTGCACCTTTATGGCCGATACGCACGTTCATTGCCCGCAATCCCTTAATGGGTCTGGATGACCGACCTTTTCATGAGGCAGTGCAACAGGGCTTTGAACTCTTAGGACGACGAGGTTATCTTTCTGAGTACCAATTTCGCGAATTTTACCAATCCGGACGCATCACAGATGATGATCTTGACCGCGCGTTAGAAGTGTGGCACCATCGTCAGTCCCAAGAATTAGGTCGCGAAGCGAGCACACCGCGGCTTATCACCATGGGACTGCGTGAATGGATGCGCCGATTGTTTTTGACTCTTAGCGATCAATATGTCCCCGTTTCGTATTCTTCATTCCTCGGGAGTCCACAGGGTACGAATCGGGATTCAGCCACTGGTCACAATCAACACCTTGCGGGAGACAATGATAACGTGCTTTGGAGTGTTCTAGTTGACAAGCTCTCCCGAACATCCTCTTTTTCGCTAGACATGGCAAAAGAGAACGCAGCCGACGATTTCCTTCATCATTTTGCAGAGCAAAAATGGGATGCGGTCTTTTCCCAAATCATAGAAGACGATGTCCATCAAATCGGTCCGAAGATGACCCTTGGAGAATGGTGCGATAGCCTTCTTAACACGGATACCGTGGAGCAAATTAATGCGCAACTTATCAAGTGGTGTGCAGCATTTTTAGATGAGGGTCAGGCGGCCTGGCCTATGCCCGGCCGAGAAAAGGGATTATATCAAACGTGGAAGGAACTGGCCACTCGCGATCTCTGGGGACGGATTTTTGGGATTCGTGACTTTTCACAAAAAATTCAGCAGTTGCCTGACGACGCGGAGAAAGCTTTGCTCGCCCTTTTAACGCAACTGGGAATTGCTCGGGAACACTGGACGGCATATTTATCCCGTCATTTGGGTCAGCTTCCTGGGTGGGCGAGCTTCATTAAATGGCGTGCCGCCCAATCCGATTATATCTGGCAAACGAAATATCCAGCAAATCTTGTAGAGTATTTAGCGATTCGCCTGTTCTATGAAGCGGTTTTGGTCGAGACTGTCTGTGCTCAGACATGGGGCATAAAAGGATCTCTTCCTGATATCACGACCTATTTTCATAAACATCGTGCCGAATATTATGTCCGCCGAGAAAATAGACGGGAAGGGACAGCCTGGTTGGCATCGCCTTCTTTGAAGCGCCTGTTGGCCAAACACTGCGAAGGGACAGACCGTCGGCGTCAGAAGACCCCAGAGAAAGAATGGCAATTTCTTGCATCGGGAATTTACCGTGAACGATTGATTTATGATCAATTCCGCCAGGTAGAACACGTGTTTCGTGTCGTCAAGGACCTACATTTGGAGTTCGACCAGGTCAAAAAGTTATCAACGAGCGACCTCAGTGAACTGCTTTGGTGGATTAAGCTCTTTAACGATGAGGCCCGTGCCCAAATATGGCTTGAAGCCTTTGAGGAGCATTTTCGGCATAAGTTGTTACAAAGATTATCGGCCACGCCAAAACCGGTCCAACGGCTTCAGACGGATCGTCCGATAGCCCATATCGTATTTTGTATCGATGTGCGCTCGGAAGGATTTCGTCGCCATCTCGAAGAGATGGGACCTTATGAGACGCTGGGAACGGCTGGATTTTTTGGAGTGCCTATTCGCTTTCGTCCGTTTTCGGAACATGAGGAGCGCCATCTTTATCCGCCCTTGTTGTCATCGAATACCCTAATCGTCGAAGAAGCCCAGCCCGGCCAATTTAAGTCCATCAAGCGGCATATGAGCTTTTTCTGGGCAAAGCAGTGGCTGGAGCATCTCATTGCAGTGTTGAAGTACAATTTGATGGCGCCGTTCACATTTATTGAGGCTAGCGGTTGGACATGGGGAGTAAAAGCTGTTAGCAAAACATTGTGGCCCCGGGCTAGCGGTCAAGTTCGCGGTTGGCTTGGGGAACGGCTGGATCCCCCCGTTAAAACATTTTTGAGCCTTGGACACGGTTCAAGGGGCCGCGATCCCATTCACAGTGCTCAGGGCATGCCACAAGGTTTTTCCCTGGAAGCACAAGCGCAGATGGTCCGCAATGCCCTGAGTGTGATGGGAATCACACGGAATTTCAGCCGTTTGGTATTATTTATGGGGCATGGCAGCCATTCGGAAAATAACCCCTATGCCAGTGCTCTGAATTGTGGTGCCGTTGGAGGACACCATGGAGGCGCTAATGCCAGGGCTCTCGCTACGATGGCCAATAATCCAGATGTTCGCCGATTGCTCGGGCAGCAAGGTCTTATGATACCGGACGATACGCTATTTTTGGCGGGAGAGCATAATACGACTACTGATGAGGTCACTCTTTATGATCAGGACGCCGTTCCGCATTCACATCGTCAAGAATTTATCCAGTTGCGCCAGGCGTTACATCAGGCGGGAGTGCAAAATGCGCGGGAACGGTGTCTAACGCTGCCGGGAGCGTTATGTCGACCTGACGGATCCCGCGCGGTGCAAACGGTTCAGTATCGCAGTGAAAATTGGGCAGAGACGCAGCCGGAATGGGGATTAGCGGGTAATGCGGCCATGATTATTGGTCGGCGTGCCCTTACTGAGGACATCAATTTGGACGGACGCGTATTTTTGCAATCCTATGATTTCGAAGAGGATGCAGAAGGACAATCGCTGGAGGCCATCATGACGGGCCCCATGATTGTTGCGTATTGGATCAATATGGAATACTACTTTTCGACTTGTCACAACCCCGGATATGGCAGTGGCAGCAAAGTCACTCAAAATGTTGTCGGACTCATTGGCGTCATGCAAGGAAGTCAGAGTGATCTGCAAACTGGTCTCCCTCGGCAATCTGTGATGGATGGGGCCCAATTGCGTCATGAGCCTATGCGGCTTCTCGTGATTATCGAATCCCCGCCTTCTCGGATTGTAGCAGTTCTTGAGCGTCAGGCGTCGGTCGCACGCTTGGTGGTGAATGAATGGATATATGTCGTTGCCCGAGATCCCGGCGACGGTACCTATTGGCGCATTCGAAGCAGTGGGCAGTATGAGAAGCTAAATGTTGAGGCTCTCGAGATCACACGTTGA
- a CDS encoding FUSC family protein has protein sequence MNTINTKRILSNLATHDPAQLHVTAGFRNALGIVLPLLVGTLTGHVSTAVVMAVGALVSGLAGLSGTIRQRLRTMTFAVLWIGLASFLGSVVGHSLMGIMIVTMVSGFLAGMMVALSPQATQVGTLATIGLVIFSGFPATPYFAGIQTLLVIAGGMLQLILMIVLAMIVPQATETDSVVAVIKALTDYIQHPTRQYDLNLSYALAMAEGQVRDSLISPRYRQYLWDVLRQVQQIRLLFVDQILETKVRDGTAVVPIVPRNMKSIISSLEIAAQELRRKSKNVRLNRPFMRHPLMGQRLDSRSPVSWSLVPLGPFSPKNHVTQAVEDLVTLAKAPPNNILEDGNTVLDVPVEPIIEPIAMMVTTLKANLTGHSAAFRHALRMAVILGFAVWLYGTLALSRGYWVPLTTLVILKPDFFSTVVRGVARVLGTIGGVVLATGLIALPLHPLILTLIFLVVFAVGLYTVFSYNYTLFSAFMTAEIVVLLSFFDHLSPVKTVQERVIDTLIGTALALASYLLWPRWQKTSVAAAIADLVQSQRLYFQFLIMHCESTILTLDQTAFYRLQIQLARTNALSSLNHVLSRRDKRPVDVEAASGLLTALHRFGEALQIFHTYCVQKSLRVQDKTKQAGELTALTRSFVEILEGIEQTLRTDPRHIPATLIKRYLDLQPGRDPKTLETHEAFVAQALYSPIGTMMRMFPL, from the coding sequence GTGAACACAATCAATACCAAGCGTATTTTGAGCAATTTGGCTACGCATGACCCGGCCCAGTTGCACGTTACGGCAGGATTTCGTAATGCCCTTGGCATTGTTTTGCCGCTGCTTGTGGGGACATTGACGGGCCATGTTTCAACGGCCGTTGTGATGGCTGTGGGAGCTTTAGTTTCGGGCCTGGCCGGTTTATCAGGCACAATCCGCCAAAGATTGCGGACGATGACCTTCGCAGTATTATGGATTGGCCTTGCTTCGTTCTTAGGGAGTGTCGTGGGGCATTCCCTTATGGGCATTATGATTGTGACGATGGTTAGCGGATTTCTAGCGGGCATGATGGTCGCATTGTCTCCGCAGGCCACACAAGTAGGAACATTAGCAACGATAGGATTAGTCATTTTTTCAGGATTTCCAGCCACGCCGTATTTCGCGGGCATTCAAACATTACTAGTTATCGCCGGCGGCATGTTGCAACTGATATTAATGATAGTGTTGGCGATGATTGTGCCTCAGGCCACCGAAACGGATAGTGTGGTGGCCGTCATCAAGGCACTGACCGACTATATCCAACATCCCACCCGGCAATATGACTTAAACCTGTCTTATGCCTTGGCTATGGCCGAAGGTCAAGTGCGAGATTCCCTGATTTCGCCCCGTTACCGGCAATATTTGTGGGATGTGCTACGTCAGGTACAACAAATCCGTTTGTTGTTTGTGGATCAAATTTTGGAGACTAAAGTCCGAGATGGAACGGCTGTTGTTCCTATTGTTCCTCGTAACATGAAAAGCATTATCTCAAGTCTTGAGATTGCGGCCCAAGAACTTCGCCGCAAATCTAAAAATGTGCGTCTTAATCGTCCTTTTATGAGACATCCTCTCATGGGCCAAAGGCTAGATTCCCGCTCACCCGTGTCTTGGAGCTTAGTGCCTCTAGGCCCCTTCTCCCCTAAAAATCATGTTACACAGGCGGTAGAAGACCTGGTGACATTAGCTAAAGCGCCGCCGAATAATATTCTTGAGGATGGCAATACCGTTCTCGACGTTCCAGTTGAGCCGATTATTGAACCGATCGCGATGATGGTGACCACGTTGAAAGCAAATCTGACGGGGCATTCGGCAGCATTTCGTCATGCCCTGAGAATGGCGGTGATTTTGGGATTTGCAGTATGGCTTTATGGGACATTGGCATTGTCACGGGGGTACTGGGTGCCGTTAACAACATTAGTCATTCTGAAACCCGATTTCTTTTCGACCGTGGTTCGGGGCGTGGCGCGTGTTCTAGGGACGATTGGTGGCGTCGTGCTGGCTACTGGGTTAATCGCGTTGCCCCTGCATCCGCTCATCTTGACCTTAATCTTTTTGGTCGTGTTTGCCGTGGGGTTGTATACGGTATTTTCCTACAATTACACATTATTTAGTGCCTTTATGACGGCAGAGATTGTTGTGCTCCTGTCATTTTTTGATCACTTATCACCTGTTAAAACCGTACAAGAACGGGTTATCGATACGCTTATTGGTACGGCATTGGCCTTAGCCTCGTATTTATTATGGCCCCGTTGGCAAAAAACCTCGGTGGCCGCAGCGATAGCCGACCTGGTTCAAAGTCAGCGCCTGTATTTTCAATTCCTAATTATGCACTGTGAAAGCACTATTTTAACGTTGGATCAAACGGCTTTTTATCGTTTGCAAATACAACTGGCGCGCACTAATGCGTTGTCCTCTCTGAATCATGTTTTGAGTCGACGGGACAAAAGGCCAGTCGATGTTGAAGCTGCCTCAGGCTTATTGACGGCGCTTCATCGATTTGGTGAAGCGCTGCAGATTTTTCATACATATTGTGTGCAAAAATCGTTACGGGTGCAAGATAAGACGAAACAGGCGGGGGAGCTGACGGCCCTAACGAGGTCTTTCGTGGAAATACTTGAAGGTATCGAACAGACTTTACGAACCGATCCGAGACACATTCCAGCGACGCTGATAAAACGTTACCTGGACCTGCAACCCGGGCGTGACCCGAAGACCTTGGAGACCCACGAAGCGTTCGTGGCGCAGGCGCTTTACAGTCCGATTGGAACGATGATGCGCATGTTTCCCTTATGA